GCCGGAGCGACTCGAGTTCGCCCGCGAGCGGATCATCCGGGCCCAGCGCGTCGCGCAGGATCTTGAGCGGCAACCCCGGGCTCTGCATGTCGAACCCGGTGAACCGCACGCGCTTCCCCGAGCCGACGGCGCCCTCGCGCTCGTTGAACGCGCGCATCCACCGGACCATCGCCGCGACCTCCTCGGTGTTCCACGTCCAGAACAGCATCCCGCCGACGAGCACCTCCGGATCGCCCTCGCCCTTCGAGACGTACTCGTCCACCGCGAAGCTCTCCGGAGCGCTCGCCTCGATCGAGAACACCGTGAACCCCATCTCGGTTGCGAGATACTCCAACACCCGGTGCTTGAACTGGAACTGCTCGCGCGAGCCGTGCGTGCTCTCTCCCAGCCCCACGATCCGCGCATCGCCGATCATGTCCTTGAGGAACGACAGGTCCGCGAGGTCCGCGCCCGCGTGCACCGTGCGCACCTCGCGCGCGTGCGTACGCACCCACGCCGTTGCGTCGTCCGCGGGCTGCGCGAGCGAGACCACTCCGCCACCCGCAAACGCCGCAATCCCCGTCAGCCAACTCGCCGCCCACGCAGTGCGCATCCCGTGCTCCTTGTCCCGCCGCCGCCCCTGGCCCGGCCCCTGTCCCCTACAGTCTCACCGACAGGAGGATGCATGACAACCTCCGACGAACGCGTCGCCACCCTGCCCCCGCCCAAGGCGGCCCCCAAAGACGCCCCCGACACCAGGCAGCCCCCGCTGTGGAACGTCGTGCTCCTCGACGACGACGATCACACGTACGAGTACGTCATGCGCATGCTGGGCGAACTCTTCGCATTCCCGCTGGAGCGGGCCTTCAAGGCCGCCCAGACCGTCGACGAGCACGGCCGCGTCATCCTCCTCACCACGCACAAGGAGCACGCCGAACTCAAGCGCGACCAGATCCACGCCTACGGCAAGGACCCGCTGCTCGCCCGCTCCGCCGGCTCCATGAGCGCGATCATCGAGGTCGCGCAGGGCGACCCGAACCAGCCGCCGCACCAGTGACCAGTGCTTGCTCAGGACAGCGAGGCAGCGAGACAGCGAGACGGCGAGGCAGGGCGGCAAGAACGCTCCGCGCGCCCGTGTGATCCTCTGACTCTTCTGCGGCCCTGCGGCCCTGTGGCCTGCGGCCCTGCGGCCCTGCGGCCCTGTGGCCTTCCTGCCTTGCCCCGGTCCCCAGTGCCCAGTCCCTGCCGCCTCGCCGCGTGCCAACAATGCCCCCACGTGCCCCCCGACCACGCCCGACCCTTCGTGATCCAGTGCGAGGACCTTGATCCCGCCGCCGGGGCGTGGCTGCGCGAGTCCTGCGACCTCGAGGTCTGCCACTTCTCCGACGCCCGCTTCCCCGCGCTGCTCGCGCGGGCCGACGCCGTCATCGTCCGCACCTACACCCGCGTCGACGGCGCGTTCCTCGACGGGGCCCCGCGCCTGCGCTGCGTCGCGCGGGCGGGCGTGGGTCTTGACCGCATCGACGTCGCCGAATGCCGCCGCCGGGGCGTGCAGGTCGTGCACACGCCCGACGCCAACTCCACCGCCGTCGCCGAGTACGTCTTCGCGCTGCTCGCCGACGTGCTGCGCCCGCGCACGACGCTCGCCGGGCCCGTCCCCACCGATCGCTGGAACGCCCTCCGCCGCGCGCACGAAGCGCCCGCGCAGTTCAACGAGCTCGTCCTGGGCATCCTGGGGCTGGGGCGCATCGGCCGGCGCGTCGCGCGCATCGGCGCGGGCTTCGGCATGGAAGTGCTCTTCCACGACATCGCCCGCGTCCCGGCGCCCAAGCGCCACGGGGCCGTCCCCGTCCCGCGCGACGAACTCCTGCGGCGGGCCGACATCCTCACCATCCACGTCGACGCGCGCCCCGCCAACGCGCGCCTCGTCAACGCCGACTTCCTCGCCTCCGTCCGCCCAACCGCCATCCTGCTCAACACCAGCCGGGGCGTCGTGGTCGACGCCGCCGCGCTCGCCGACTTCCTCCGCACCCACCCGGGCGCCCGCGCGATCATCGACGTGCACGACCCCGAGCCCTTCGGCCCGGACTACCCGCTCCTCGGGCTGCCCAACGCCACCCTGCTCCCGCACCTGGCCGCCTCGACCGCCGCGGCCCACGTCAACATGAGCTGGGT
The sequence above is drawn from the Planctomycetota bacterium genome and encodes:
- a CDS encoding ATP-dependent Clp protease adaptor ClpS, with the protein product MTTSDERVATLPPPKAAPKDAPDTRQPPLWNVVLLDDDDHTYEYVMRMLGELFAFPLERAFKAAQTVDEHGRVILLTTHKEHAELKRDQIHAYGKDPLLARSAGSMSAIIEVAQGDPNQPPHQ
- a CDS encoding NAD(P)-dependent oxidoreductase, which encodes MPPDHARPFVIQCEDLDPAAGAWLRESCDLEVCHFSDARFPALLARADAVIVRTYTRVDGAFLDGAPRLRCVARAGVGLDRIDVAECRRRGVQVVHTPDANSTAVAEYVFALLADVLRPRTTLAGPVPTDRWNALRRAHEAPAQFNELVLGILGLGRIGRRVARIGAGFGMEVLFHDIARVPAPKRHGAVPVPRDELLRRADILTIHVDARPANARLVNADFLASVRPTAILLNTSRGVVVDAAALADFLRTHPGARAIIDVHDPEPFGPDYPLLGLPNATLLPHLAASTAAAHVNMSWVVKDLWRVLRGEKPEHPAP